In Pseudophryne corroboree isolate aPseCor3 chromosome 3, aPseCor3.hap2, whole genome shotgun sequence, a genomic segment contains:
- the ZNF750 gene encoding zinc finger protein 750, protein MSLLKERKPKKPHYIPRPPGKPFKYKCFQCPFTCNEKSHLFNHMKYGLCKNSITLVTEQDRAVKSPKSNSLEPKQPNTEGFVKVTSIITNRHMIADSNSQHEITKDDLKENVDIKNKEVTSHLEKSVNHREVALPSPPGHSPVRKPAINDGILRPSAFIPVGEHRYLKPMESSRITEMMPHVDSVKAVQSVGSAFHSIQSMWKTGLVPPEISQKATIPRYIRPMIPEYAAPFYSEPGVTTVYSPYMCDNPMLSVYSAPDQRLFRPHPIQTTGLSLPKPINPSFDYRLLHQFQQNPPIPYGFYRSAEHSFLPYGLKMPHDPSLTKDHTAHTIDNTPFVYQTPSPPHCYTEEKQVEGQKDTSLSQAKNTNHKNEGECVKMSPRAGSAATGSPGRPSPTNFTQNSQSIEEIFDLSSKSTSTTGTVDNSGQHFQTFKLMQNSTDFQTSLSRGNSPSVGNEEVLSSAGNFTTDHDAMSSCEDNSTVAPLNLSKKPELEIGISAKHSIVSTVQPVGFIEMQEMPLNLSVKDSSKKDSTMLNSEGSQSPNQGLFSLSYLLKPTKDTAKTFDAKTLIENCDEQKQSAAVALCQLATYSPGPAARASEDDSSEKQSTALEQVETSLPDAQRTGSQSKQRGQKRANTKETGKVNSINKKAKTATSGRVFTLRKRQRVP, encoded by the exons ATGTCTCTTCTGAAGGAGCGAAAGCCTAAAAAACCTCACTACATTCCTAGACCTCCAGGAAAACCATTCAAATACAAGTGTTTCCAGTGTCCTTTCACCTGCAATGAGAAATCCCATCTATTTAACCACATGAAGTATGGCCTTTGCAAAAACTCCATTACATTAGTAACAGAGCAAGACCGGGCCGTCAAGAGTCCAAAGTCAAACTCTCTGGAGCCAAAGCAACCAAACACTGAGGGGTTTGTGAAAGTTACATCTATAATCACAAACAGACACATGATAGCAGATTCAAATTCTCAGCATGAAATAACTAAAGACGATCTGAAAGAGAACGTAGATATTAAAAATAAGGAGGTGACATCTCACCTAGAAAAGTCAGTGAACCATAGAGAAGTAGCTTTACCTTCACCGCCAGGACACAGCCCGGTCCGTAAACCAGCAATCAACGATGGTATTTTAAGGCCTTCGGCTTTCATCCCTGTTGGCGAACATAGGTATCTGAAGCCAATGGAGAGCAGTCGCATAACAGAAATGATGCCTCATGTGGATTCTGTGAAGGCAGTACAAAGTGTGGGATCTGCTTTCCATAGTATACAAAGCATGTGGAAAACAGGACTGGTTCCACCAGAGATCAGCCAAAAAGCAACAATTCCCCGTTACATCCGTCCAATGATACCAGAATATGCAGCTCCGTTTTATTCTGAGCCAGGAGTAACAACAGTCTACTCACCATATATGTGTGACAATCCAATGCTATCAGTTTACAGTGCTCCAGACCAGAGACTCTTTCGTCCACACCCCATCCAAACTACAGGACTGTCTCTACCAAAACCAATAAACCCATCATTTGATTATAGACTTCTACACCAATTCCAGCAAAACCCCCCAATTCCTTATGGGTTTTACAGATCTGCAGAACATTCCTTTTTACCTTATGGTTTGAAGATGCCACATGATCCTAGCTTAACCAAAGACCACACTGCTCACACAATCGACAATACACCTTTTGTCTATCAGACTCCAAGCCCACCGCATTGCTATACTGAGGAAAAGCAGGTTGAAGGTCAAAAAGACACCTCGCTGAGTCAAGCTAAAAACACTAACCATAAAAATGAAGGAGAGTGTGTGAAAATGAGTCCACGAGCTGGCAGTGCTGCTACTGGGTCCCCTGGCCGACCAAGCCCAACCAACTTCACCCAGAACAGTCAAAGCATTGAAGAAATCTTTGATCTTTCTAGCAAATCTACCTCAACAACAGGAACAGTGGATAATTCAGGGCAACACTTCCAAACTTTTAAGCTAATGCAAAACAGCACAGATTTCCAAACATCACTGAGCAGAGGAAATTCTCCGAG TGTGGGGAATGAAGAAGTCTTGTCCAGCGCAGGTAATTTCACTACTGACCATGACGCAATGTCCAGCTGCGAAGACAACTCTACAGTTGCTCCTCTTAATCTTTCAAAGAAACCCGAGTTGGAAATCGGAATTAGTGCTAAACACAGTATTGTTTCTACAGTGCAACCCGTTGGCTTTATCGAGATGCAGGAAATGCCTCTAAACCTATCTGTCAAAGACTCCAGTAAGAAAGACTCAACAATGCTTAACAGTGAAGGCTCACAGTCTCCAAACCAAGGCTTATTTTCACTTAGCTATTTGCTCAAGCCAACCAAGGACACAGCCAAAACTTTTGATGCAAAAACACTAATTGAGAACTGTGATGAGCAAAAACAATCTGCTGCCGTAGCTCTTTGCCAGTTGGCAACCTACAGCCCTGGTCCGGCAGCACGAGCGAGCGAGGATGACAGCTCAGAAAAACAAAGCACTGCATTAGAGCAGGTTGAAACCAGCCTTCCTGATGCCCAAAGGACAGGAAGCCAGTCAAAACAGAGGGGGCAGAAAAGAGCCAACACCAAAGAGACAGGAAAAGTAAACAGCATAAATAAAAAAGCTAAAACAGCCACTTCTGGCAGAGTGTTCACACTGAGGAAACGGCAAAGGGTGCCTTAG